GACCCAGGCGAGCAGGTGGGCGAGCACGTGGTCGCCCCCGGCCTGCACCGGCGTGGCCACGAACTGGGCCTGACCGCCCGGCCGATGGGGCGGCATGACCAGGCGCCGGGCGACGGAGTTGGCGATGTTGGCGCCGTGGTCGAGGTGGATCAGGTGGAGGCAGAGGTCCACGGCGGCGGCCTTGCCCGCAGCCGTGAGGACGCTTCCGTTGTCCGTGTACAGGACGTCCGGGTCGACGACGGCCAGCGGATGACGTGCGCTCAACTCCGCGGCATGAGCCCAGTGGGTGGTGGCCCGCCGCCCGTCCAGCAGGCCCGCGGCGCCGAGTACGAACGCTCCGGTGCACAAGGAGGCGACCCGGGCCCCCGCCGCGTGGGCCGCGCGCACGGCCTCGATCAGCTCCGCCGGCGGCGGATCGTCGATGTCGGCGCACGCGGGCACGATCACCGTGTCGGCGCCGGCCACGCGCTCCAACCCGTGGTCGGGCTCGACCATGAAAGGGCCGACCTGCACCGGCCCGGGCCCGCAGAGCAGTACGTCGTACCAGCCCTCCGTGGCCTCGCGCGGGGGGTTGCCGAAGATCTCGTAGGCCACCGCCAGTTCGAAGTGCAGCAGGTGACCGGCGGCCAGCAGTGCGACAGTGGGCATGTCCGAAAGTGTACGCATGTTGTCGTTCCAGACCATCACCGTCGGACGCCGCCCGCACCGAGACTGAATCCACCAGGACATCGAGAGCGGGGAACGATGAGCACGACAGCGGCAGTGGTGGTTTACGGGGCGACCGGGCACACGGGGCGGTTCGTCGTCGCCGAACTACGAAGGCGTGGCTTCGCCACCGTCATCTCCGGCCGTGACGCGGACCGGTTGGAGGCGCTGGCCGCCGAGTGGGGAGACGTGGAGGTGCGGCCGGCCACCGTGGACGACGCGAGCTCGCTGGACCGGGCCCTCGCCGGCGCGGCGGCCGTCGTCAACTGCGCGGGACCTTTCGCGCTGACCGCGGGCCCGGTCGTGGAAGCGGCCCTGCGCGCGGGGATCCCGTACGTCGACGTCGCGGCGGAGATCGAGGCGAACGTCTCGATGTTCGCCGACCACGCGGAAGCAGCCCGGAAGGCGGACGTGCCCGTGGTGCCGGCGATGGCGTTCTACGGTGGGCTCGGCGACCTGTTGGTGACCGCGGCGATGGGGGAATGGACCGCCGCGGACGAGGTGCACGTCGCGTACGGGCTGAACGGCTGGCACCCCACGCCCGGCACCCGGGTGGCGGGCCGGGTGTCCCACGAGCGTCGCGCCGGCCGCCGGGTGCGGTTCGCGGAGGGTGCACTGCAGTACCACGACGACAAGCCGTGGGAGCAGGACTGGCTCTTCCCGGAGCCCGTGGGCCGACGGGCGGTGATCGCGGAGTTCACGATGGCCGATGTCGTCACCGTTCCCAGCCACGTGTCCGTACCGGAGGTGCGCACGTACATGACGGTCGAAGCCGCGAAGGACCTCGCCGGGGAGGACACGCCCGCGCCGGAGCCGGTCGACGCCCTCGGGCGGTCGAACCAGACCTTCGTCGTCGACGTCGTGGTGTGCGCGGGCGGCGTCGAGCGTCGCGCCTCGGCCCGCGGCCAGGACATCTACGCGGTCACCGCACCGCTGGCGGTGGAGGCCGTCGAGCGCATCCTGGCCGGGCACACACGAACGGCGGGCGTGGCCTCGGCCGGCGCGATGTTCGACGCTGCGGACTTCCTCCGGGCGCTGTCCCCGTACGTGTCGGTCGAGCTCCCGCGCTGACCGGCGGGGGCGTCGCGCCGGTGCGCGGGGTGGGGCCCGGCCGTCACAGGCGGAGGACGACCAGGGCCGCGTCGTCGGTGACGCCGACGGGCGGGACGAGGTCGGTCAGCAGCGCGTAGGCGAGGGCGTCGGGGTCGGCGGCGCGGTGTCGTGCGAGCGCGTCGGCGAGCCGTTGGAGGCCGACGTCGATGTCCTCGCGGCGGCGTTCGATGAGGCCGTCGGTGTAGAGGACGAGGACGGATCCGTCGGTGAAGGGGGTCCGGGCCTGGGGGCGGCGCGTGTGTTCGGGCCGGGCGCCGAGCGGGGGGTCGGTCGCCTGGTCGAGAAAGCTGACCGTGCCGTCGGGGCGGCAGAGTGCGGGCGGGGGGTGACCGGCGCTGCTGTAGGTGAGGGTGCGGTCGCTCCAGTCGATGAAGACCGACACCACCGTGGTGGATTCGGCGTCTTCGACGGCTCGGGCGTACAGCCCGAGGACTTCGAGGGCCTGGGCGGGACCGCCGACGACGCGGGAGGCGGCCGACAGGGCGCTGCGGAGCTGGCCCATGACGCCGGCCGCCCGGAGCCCGTGGCCGACGACGTCCCCCACGGCGACCGCGGTGCGGCCGGGCATGTCGACGAGGTCGTACCAGTCGCCGCACACGTTCAAGGCCTCGGTGGCGGGCCGGTAGCGGACGGCGGCCTCGTGGTGTCCGAGGGGCTGGGGCGCGGGCAGCATCGCCTCCTGGAGGTGGAGGGCCACCTCGCGCTCGCGGGCGTGGGCCTGCCGCAGGCGTGCGTTGACCTCCTGCAGCTCCCGGCCGCGGGTGTAGAGATCCGCTTCCAGCTCCTGGGCACGGTCCGTACCCGTACGGGTGCCACCGCGGGCCCGGATGAGTTCGGTGACCTCCTCCACGCGGTGGAGCAGCAGCGCCACGCTGCCGTCGGGAGCGAGGACGGGGACGTTGACGGGGCTCCAGTACCGCTCGTCCCACACCCCGGGCCGACCGCGGTGCTCCACGTCGTAGCGCTGCAGGGCCATGGTGTCCCGCTCCCCGGTCGCCGCGACCCTTTCCAGAGAGGCGCGCAGGTTCCGCATGCCGCTGGCGTCCGGATCACTGGGGTTGTCGGGGAAGACATCGAACAGGTAGCGGCCGATGAGCTGCTCGCGGGTACGGCCGGACACGATCAGGAACGCGTCGTTGGCGTCCACGTAGACCAGATCGGGGGTCAGCAGCGCGACGGCGCCCGGCAGGGCTTGGAAGACCGCCTCGTAGTCGATCCCGGATCCGTTCACGATCCACCTGTCCGCGCGCGTCCCTACCGTCATGTGTCTGCTCCCACGATAGGTGCGACCAGGGAGGTCGGGCCTGTCGCAGACCTCCGCCCTTGGGCCGTTCGGCCCCGCGGCGGGGCGGCGGCCGGGCGCTCCGCCCGCCTGGAAGCCTCGCCCGGAAGCGGCACGTGGAATCCCGGGCCCCTCTAATACTGCAACCGCATGTGGCGTGACGGTCGGTGAGGTTGCTCGTTGTTGTGACTGTGTGATGAATCGCTGACGGTTGAGCAGATCGAGTCGTGGTCCGAGGGTGTAGCGGGGTTGCATGCCCGGTTCGGGCATCGTTTTGGCAGGTCGGAGCCACGTGATCGGGCTCTGGACTACATGACGGGCCTGCTTGCGCCGCTAGAGAAGAAGAACGGGTGGACGCTGGCCGAGCAGGTCGGCCAGCTCCGCCCGGACGGTGTGCAACGCCTGCTCAACCACTCCGAATGGGACGAGAACGCGGTCCGCGACGATGTCCGGGACTTCGTCGTGGAGACCATCGGCGCCAAGGATGGCGTGCTCATCGGGGACGACACCGGGTTCCTGAAGAAGGGCACCAGGTCAGCAGGGGTCCAGCGGCAGTATTCCGGCACCGCTGGCCGCACCGAGAACTGCCAGATCGGCACCTTCCTCGCCTACGCATCCGCCAAAGGGCGGGCGCTGATCGACCGGGAACTCTACGTCCCGAAGTCCTGGACGGACGACCGCGACCGCTGCCGGGCAGCCGGGATCGACGACACCGTGCCGTTCGCCACGAAGATCGAGCACCTCAAGTGGATGCTGCAACGCGCCATCGACGCGGCTGTTCCCTTCGCCTGGGTGACCGCGGACGAGGCATACGGGCAGGTCAAGCACTTCCGCGCCTGGCTGGAAGAACGCCAGGCCGCGTATGTGCTGGCCACCAAGGTCAACGACACCGTGATCACCGCCGACGGCCGGGACGCCCGCGTCGACGAGCTGATCGCGGCCCTGCCGAAGCAGGCATGGAAGCGGATCTCCGCCGGAGCAGGCGCCCACGGCCAGCGGATCTACCACTGGGCCCGCGTCGCGATCCGGCCCGCCTGGGAGGGCGGATCCGGGCACTGGGTGCTCGCCCGCCGCAACCTGTCCGACCCCACCGACATCGCCTACTACGTCTGCTACGGCCCCGTCACTTCCCGGCTGAAAGACCTGGTCAGGACCGCCGGAGCCAGGTGGGCGGTGGAGGAGTGCTTCCAGACCGCGAAGGGTGAATGCGGGCTCGATCACTACCAGGTGCGGCTCTACCGGGCCTGGTACCGGCACATCACCCTGGCCATGGCCGTCCTGGCCTACCTCACGGCCATCCGTGCCGCAGAAGCCGCAAAAGGGGCAGCGGAGATGACGAGCAAGACCTCATACCCCTCAGCGTCCCGGAGATCCGCCGGATGATCGGGCACGTCGTCGTCACGCCCCGCTGCCACAGCAACGAGCACCGTCTGCACTGGTCACGCTTCCGGCGCCGCAGCCAGGCCCGAGCCCGCCGCTGCCATTACCAACGCCGAGGCCACGACCCACGCATGCGGTTGCAGTACTAAGGTGTCCGGGCGACCTCCGCGGTCTGCGCCGGCCGCACGGCCCGAGGGTGCTGGGCGGCCTCGGCGGCGGTGTAGGCGGAGGCGAAGGTGAACGCGCGGGGGGACGCCCCGTGCGCCCGCAGATCCGCCAGCCGCTCCAGGGCCTCGCCGACGGTCGGGACGTGCCCGGCGGGGACCCACCAGAGCACCAGGTGCGCCTCGACGTGCCGTTGGAACCATTCGCGGCGCCGCCGCACCACCTCCAGGTGCCCGCTGCGGTAGGCGAAGTCCCACAGAGCCTCCTGGGTCTCCCACACCGACAGGTTGACGATGACGTCCTCGCCCGCCGGGCGCAGGCCGGTGGCGTCGGCCTCCCCCTCCTCCACGAGCCGCCACACGAAGCCGGGCGCGGCGTCGGCGGCGGCGTTGACCGGATCGAGCATCTCGACGAACGGCGCCATCCGCGGGTCGTCGAAGGGGTGGCTGAGCGTGGCGACGTTGAGCTGGGCGAGGTGGGCGGCGTGCGTGGATGCGGTCATGGCCTCATCCCAGCACGACCCCCGTTTCTATGTCAATCACCATTGTTTTTAGAAGCCTCGACCACCACGCAGCACTCCCCCGGCCGGGCGTCCATCCGGGCGCGGACGGGACCGCCGGCCCCCAACAGGCCCTCCAGCAGGGCGAGGTTCATGCCGCAGACGAGGGGCGGGAAGCGTTCGGCGACGGTATGGAAGGGGCAGTTGCGCATACGGACGACGCGTGCGGCTCCTCCGGTCATCCCCTCGGCGCCGTCAGCCCCTTCAGCACCTTCAGCACCTTCAGCACCCTGGACGCCCTCGACGGCTTCCAGGTGCGGTTCATAGCCGCGGGCGGCAAGCATCTCCATGACCTCTTCGAGGCCGCCACAGGGCCCCGCCGAGCCGCGCAGGGCCTCGCCCCTGCGGCGCGCGGCAGCGCAGAGCCCGGCGTCCAGTCCGGCCTGCTCGGCGGCCTCGGCAAGCAACTCGGCGGCAGTGCGGTAGTCACGGGCGGGCAGCGACACCGACCGCTCGACCCGCGCCCGCGTGTACACCTTGGCAGGACGGCCCGCCCCCGGCCCCGAGCGTCCCGTCAGGCGGCGGCTACCACTCTCCAGCAGCCCGGCCTCGGTCAGCCGGTCCAGATGGTGCGCGGCGAGCGTGCGCGCCACCCCGGCCGCCTCCGCAGCCTCGTTGCGGCCGACCTCACGGCCCTGTGCCACCACGTACTCGTACAGGCGGCGGCGCACCGGATCCTGCAGCACGGCAATCGCGTCGATATCCTTCATCCGACCATTCTAGAAACAACACAGATTGGATATAGAAGGGCGCGGGTGGGGCGCATCACGGGGGCCGGAACCGGAACCAGAACCGGCACCGGAACCGTGGTCACGTCCCCCTGACCGCGCCGGACGGAGGCAGGGCCGTCAGGGGGTCCTCGGCGAGGTGGACGACGTGCGTGAGCGCCTCCTCGTAGACGGGGCGCGGGAAGACGTACGGCCCCATGGCCAGATCGCCCCAGGCCGGGCGGTGGGGTTGGCGGAAGACGGACCACGTGACCGTCTGGGGGGTGGGGGTGATGCGGGTGAACAGGCGCCGGCAATCCCAGATGCCGCAGGAGCAGCCCAGCACCGCCGTCGCGTCCGTCGGCGTATGCCGGAGGTCGGGATCGGCGTCGCCGAGGAAGTGGCGTAGGGGGTCACGAAGGGGACGACCGGGGCGCGCGCGCCGCTCACCGACCGGCTGCGGCGGCCCACGGTCCGCACGTGGCGCCCGTCCTCCCACGGAACGGATCTGACCGATCTCGACCTCGTCGCTGCCGATGACCGGTATCTCGATCAGACCCTTGACGAAGTAGTGCTGCGCACGGACCACGCACTGGTCGGACGAGAGCAGGCGGTCCTCGGCGTCGGCGAAGGCCGGATCCCACACGGCCGGGGCCTCGGCGGTGCAGTTCATGGGCAGGTCAGGGTGGTGGGCGCCGCAGCACGAGCAGGTGATTCCGAGATCACTGGTCATGGTGTGGAGCCCAGTGATCGACTCGCCGCGCTCGGTCGGCCCCCACTGCGCCACCGGCGTGCCCTGGGGCACGCCCCGCTCAGGGAGTGGTGGCCGGGCGCCCGGGGTCGATCGAAACGAGTTCGACCTCGAAGCCGTCCTCGTTCTCCAGGTACGCGGCATAGTGCTGCGCTCCGCCCGCGTGCGGATGCCGGTCGGGGAACAGCAGATGCCAGCCGTGCCCGGTCGCTTCACGGGCCAGCCTGTCGACCTCCGTGTCGTCTTCGACGTGGAAGGCCAGGTGGTTCAGCCCCGGCCTGCAGCGGTCGTGCCGGTCGGCGGTGAGGGCCGGGGACTGTTCGAGGACCAGGTAGGTCGGCCCGAGCCGCCAGCTGCGCCCGTTGTCCCAGTGCTGGAAGAGGGCGTACCCCAATGCCTCCAGGAGCCAGCCGAACGAGGCGACCGCGCGGTCGAGGTCAGGGACCCACAGCTCGACGTGGTGCAACGTGCCGTGAGTGGGCCGGTTCAGGGGGCCACCGCCTCGGGTCGTACGAGGAGACGGCCGCCTTCGCATTGGGCTCCGCCGCACTGGACGGGGGCGAGGCGGTGGCGTGCGTTCACAGGCTGATCACCCGCCGAACCTACCCCGCGGGGTGCCGCGCAACCGATCGGGTGACGTCCGAGGGCAAGGGCATGTCGGCCGTGCGCACCCGGCCCCCACCGTCGAGGCTGGAGGCACTGCCCGGACCGGAACTCGATGTGAGCACACCATCCATGAGCACATCACGCATGCCCCACACCCAGTTGGACGAGCGTTACAGCGACAAGGAGGCGGTGGCCGTCCCGTGGCCGACGGCCGTGACGCAGCTGACCGAGGCCGAGCTGTACTGGCTGACGACCGTACGACCCGACGCCCGCCCGCACGTCACGCCGCTGATCGGGGTCTGGGCGGACGGCGCGCTGCACTTCTGCACGGGTCCGCACGAGCGCAAGGCCGAGAACCTCCGCGCCAATCCGAACGTCGTGCTCACCACCGGCAGCAACTCCCTCCACAAGGGCCTCGACCTGGTCGTCGAGGGCGAGGCGACGCGCGTGACCGACTCCGGGCGGTTGCGCGCGCTCGCCACGGCGTGGGAGACGAAGTACGGCTCGCAATGGCACTTCGACGTCGGCGACGGCGTCTTCGTCAACCCCGAGGCCGGGGAAGCCGTGGTCTTCACGGTCTCCCCGCGCACGGTCTTCGGCTTCGGCAAGGCCCCGTACAGCCAGACCCGCTGGCGCTTCGCCTGAGGTTCGGCGCCGAGCGGGGAAGGACGGGGCGGGCGCCTAGAGGCTGAGGGCGTCCTCCGCGTTGTCCACCCAGGCCGTCACGGAATTCTTGTCGGGCGAGACGTACAGGCCGGGAGTCGACGCCTTGAGCGGAGTCTGCTTCAGATCCGACTCCGTGTTCATGGTCATCTCGATCGAGGCGACGGTCTTCCCCTTGCCGTCGTTGGCGCCGCCCATCAGCCCGGCGTACGCCGACTCCCCCGGGTCGAGCCTGATCGCGTCCTCGATGCCGGGAGCCGTACCGCGCTCGGTGGCCTGGCCGTCCAGGCCGCCGAAGGTCACGACCGGATGCCCCAGCACCCTGCACGCCTTGGTGCCCTTGTTGGTGATCTTCAGCAGGTAGCTGCTGGTCGTGGGCTCCGCCAGGGTCGCGGTGAACTTCACGTCGAAGGTGCTGCACGGAAAGACGTCGAAGTCGGGGTCGGTCGACGACTTCGACGGCTTCGCAGTCGTCGACGGCTTGGAGGAGGCGGACGGCTCGGCCGACGGCGTCGCGGACTTCGTCGGGCTCGCGGTCGACCCTCCGGCCCCGCCGCCCGCGTCGTCATCGGTGGGCCCACAGGCAGTCAGGGCCAGTGCGGATACGGCGGCGAGGACGACTGCGGCTCTGCGTACGGTGCTCATGGCGTTGGTCCCCCAATGAGAAGCGCAAGGTGCGCCGGGCTGGGCTGAGCTGGGGCGAGCTGGGGCTGTCCCGGGGGTGAGCCGGTGTGCCAGGGGTGGTGCCGGGGTTGTGCTGAGCACCAGCGTCCCGCAGAAGCTTCACAGCTTGGTGACGGTGTCTTCCCGAGTCCACCACGAAGGACTCGGCGCGCCACCCGCCGGACGCGGTCGGCCAAGGGCCCTCGGCGGCGAGGGCGGCGCGGGCTAGCATCTGCGTCCATGGTGAGACCCGAGGAGAACGGCCGTACCCCAGGGGCGGCTTCCGGCGCCTGGCGCGTCACCGTGCTGAAGCAGGGGCGACGCAAGGCCGGCCCGCCGCCGCACGAGCCATCGCACCGCCAGGGTCAGCCGCTCGCCCGGCGGGACGGCCTCCGGGTCCACGGCACCGCCGGGAAGATCAGCTGCATCGACCCCTCGGGCCGCACCCTCTGGACCGCGCCCTGTTCGGGCAAGCCCAACGCCGCCCACGTATCCCGCGGCCGGGTCCTGGTCACGACGGACTCCCTCGCGTACACCGCCTGGGGCAACCTCGGCCCCGCCCTGCTCCTCGACCTGACGGACGGCACCCTGATCACCGAGCTGCGCGGGGAACGCGGGGCGGCCTTGGGCGGCGGCCGTTTCCTCCTCGGGCTGGAGGGCTACGACGCCTTCGACACCTGGGAGTACGACCGCGACGGCACCCTCGTCGACTCCTGGCGCAGCTACGGTCACTACGTCATCGGTACGGGCATCCGCGTCGTCGAGACCGACCGCAACCTCCCCACCCGCAGCCGGGTGGTACGGCTGCTTCCGGGCGGCACCATCGAACGCGGACCGCTGCTCACCGACCCGCAGGCCCCGCGGCCGCTCGTCCTGGCGGACGGCACCATCCTGGTCCTCGACGCCGGAATGCTACGGGCCGTCGGCCGCCGGCTGGAGGACACCGTCCTCGCCGAACTGCTTCCCGTGGACCCCGGCGAGGCCTGGCGCTACCACGGCCACCTCCACCGCGCCGGTGACGAGGTCACGGTCTCCCTCACCGAGCGGCACCCCGACCACCCCGCCCGGCGCACCCTCCACACCTGGACCCTCGCCCTCCACCCGGCCCGGTGAGCGCGCCCCGGCCCGAGGGACGGTCCCCAAGCAGCGCGGGAGGCGAGGCTCAGCGGCAGAGGGCCGTGTCCACGAGGCTTTCGAGGTGCTTAGTGGCAGCCCCGTCGGTCGGGATGCTGGTCACCGCGATGTTGGCGGCGCGGCCGTCTTCGGTGACTCCGCCCCGGGTCTCGTATCCCGTGATGTCGCCGCCGTGGCCCCAGTAGACACCGCCGCACGACAGCGGCCTGCTCATGAGCCCCAGTCCGTAGCCGGCGCCGGTGTCCCCGATGGGGACGGTGGTACGCATCTGGGCGAGCTGGGCGTCCGGGAGGAGGCGGCCGTCCAGGAGCGCGGCGTAGAACCGGTTGACGTCGGAGTTGGTGGAGACCATCTGACCTGCCGCCCAGGCAGCGGAGGGGTCGATTTCCGTGACGTCACGCAGTGGAGCGCCTGCCGAATCCCGGTGGTACCCCCGGGGATGGGCTTCTCGGACGGCCATGTCACCGGTGGCGGGGAAGTAGGTGTGGCGCAGCCCGATGCGCTTGATGACGCGCCGGTCCACGTCCTCGGCAAGGGGCCGGCCGGTGACCTTCTGGATGATCAGGCCCGCCACCACGTAGTTCGTGTTGCTGTACCCCCAGTCCTTCCCGGCGACGAAGACGGCCTTGCGCTGGAAGGCGATGTCGAGGAGGTCGCGGGGTTCGAAGTACCGGTGCTGAAGGATGTCGTCCTCGACGAGGTCTTCGTATTCGGGAAGTCCGCTGGTGTGCTGGAGGAGCTGGCGGACGGTGATGTGACGCCCGTCGAAACCTTCCCCTCGGACGAGCCCCGGAAGGTAGGTGTCGACCGTGGCGTCGAGGTCGATCTTCCCTTCACCGGCCAGTTGCAGCGCGACCACGGCGGTGAACGTCTTGGTGCTGCTGCCGATCCGCACCTGGCCGTCCCTGGGCACCTTCGAACCGGTGGCCAGGTCGCCCACCCCTGCGGTGTAGGTACGGGTGCGGCCTTCACGGTCCTTGACGCTCGCCAGCGCTGCGGGCAGGCCGTCGGAGTGCACCAGCGCGTTCAGGCCCTGCTGGACGGTGTCGGGCCTGGCGGAGGCGGACGCCGCCGGCGGCGCCAGCACACCCATCGTCATGGCGCCTACGGCCGCAACGACGACCGTGGCCGGCACGGCTCTGCGCCGGCCATGGTCCCTCCGCTGTCGCCGGGACGAACCAGACCTTCGCCATGCCTGTTGCTCGCGCACGCGTCAACTCCTACGGAATCGTTGGGAAACCAGCGGTATGTGCCGGTCCCAGCTTGCCCGCGTTCGGCCGCGCGCATCGATCCTGCTACCCGCCGGGCCCCAGGTGGGGCTAACCCCCCAGGTGCGCTGCCCCCAGGTGCCCTCAGCCTGAGGAGCGGGGGGGCGGTTCGACGCCCGGCAGTCGGGTGCGGTCCGCGTTCAAGGCGCCCGTACACGTCACCCGGCCGGGGTTTCGAACTCCCGGATCTTGTCGGCGGCGGAGAATACCTGTTGCCCGCCCGCTTCGAAAGCCATCAGATCCTCTGCGGTCCCGGGCTTCAACGCGTAGGCGAAGAACGCTTTTCCCTGGTGTGCGGTGATGGCGACGGCCTGCGATTCTCCGGACGCGGATCGTGCCACAAGGCGAGCGACGCCGGGATCCGCCGCTCCATAAATCAGGAGCACCGTGGGATCCAGCCCGTCCAGCGCAATGTTCACCGGAATTTCCTTCGAAACCGGGGGTTCACATCCGCTGCCCGCCGGTTTTCCCCCGACGGTGGCCTGTGTGCAGAGTTTCCCGTCGACGGAGACGAAGTCCACGCGCCAGGTGGTGCCCTCCATGGCGCCCTGGCTGATCACGGCGACATGCGTCTGCCCCGGGCCGGTACGGGCAGCGGGCGGCATGTACGCCGAACCCGCCTCCGTGCAACCCGTAAGAGCCGACAGGAGACAGAGCGAGCCGGCGAGGCGGCGCCCGCGCGAAGTCACTGCATTCCCTCCCGCATCCGTGGAGCACGTCCGGCCCCGGCCCCGCCCCTGGGCTACGACCCGGGGCCGGGGGCGGCCTGCTGCCCGACTGGCCTGGTCAGGCGGTGTGCGCCGACGCGCAGGGAGCGGAGGCGTCGCCGCCACTGTTGTTCTTGCCGTACCACCGCAGGTAGTAGGACGTGCTGGTGCTCACACCGATGCCGCGGGGGTCGGTCTGGTACTGCCCGTCCGCCGCGTAGCTGTAGCTGGAGAACACCTTCGAGCTTCCGCTGGTCTTGACGAGCTGGGTGTAGAAGCTTCGGGCGGCGCCGCCCGAGCAGCCGCTGCCACCGATCCGGATGCTGCCGGAGGAGGGCACGAAATCCCCGCTGGCGTGATAGGAACCCGATCCCCATGACTGCGAGAACGCACTCGCGGGCGATGCCGCGAAGACGAACATGCCGACGGCTGCTGCAGCCACGGCGGCGACGCGTGTAGTGCTACGCAGAATTGTCATGCAAAGGATTCTCCAGGGGGTACGTGGCACCGCCAAGCGGTCGACCCACCAATGGCCCGATCACGCCTTGTTGACACCCGCACCCGTCTTGCTGACAAAGGGGAATCGGTTTCGGTGGCGGAACTCCGTGGCGCGTTCCAGCTCGCCACTTCCGAGACAGGGGCTCGACATTCCGGCCACACCACGGCCGGACCGTGGCGCGCGTTTCGACTCAAGCACGAATTCCGACCCGGGCTGTTGCGCGATCAGCCGCGTTCGAAGCAGTGCGATTGGCCGATCACGGAGAAGCCCCGGCGCTCGTACCAGTGGCGCGGCCAGTCCGCCGCATCGGCGGTCAAGAAGCGGGTATCGCAGCCCTGGGCGGCGGCCAGGCGCAGGGCGGTGTTCAGGACGGCGTCGGCGTAACCGTGCCTGAGGTGGGCCTCCGAGGTCATCAGGTCCTCGATCTGGGCGGTGCCGGTCGTCGGGTCGAGGTAGAGGTCGGCCCATGAGGCGACCTCGCCCCGCGCCGTGCGGGCGCCGATGAAGTGGACGCCGTCGGCCCCGCGGCGGCGGACCTCGCGCCGGTCGACGAGGTGGCGCAGGACCTCGTCCTCGACGGTCGGGAGGAAGCCCTGCCAGCGTCGGGTGAGCGGGGCGCGCAGGGCGTCGAGGTCCACTTCCTCCGCGGTTCCGCCGCCTACCGGCGCCGGGCCGGTGTGCAGCATGACCAGGTAGGTGGAGTGCGTGTATCCGGCGCGGATCAGCGGCTCCGCACACACTGTTCCGGCTTCGTCGTCCAGGACGGAGATCAGCCGGTGCGGCAGGTGCCCCAGTACCTCCTCCACGAGGGCGGGCACCGCCTCGGGGTCGATGTCGACGGCGGGCACGTCGATGACGACCTGGTTGTTCGCACGGGAGTGTGCGAGGGCGTCGTCGTACACGGCGAACCCGCCGGGCAGGTCGACGGAGCGCGCGGCTTGGCGGCGGGCGAAGGCCGACAAGAAGGTGTTGATCCGCTGCAGTTCTGATCCGGGCATGGGTGGAGCCTATGCGTCCGCGGGCCGCGGCAGCCTCCGAATTACC
Above is a genomic segment from Streptomyces sp. NBC_01233 containing:
- a CDS encoding pyridoxamine 5'-phosphate oxidase family protein, which gives rise to MSTSRMPHTQLDERYSDKEAVAVPWPTAVTQLTEAELYWLTTVRPDARPHVTPLIGVWADGALHFCTGPHERKAENLRANPNVVLTTGSNSLHKGLDLVVEGEATRVTDSGRLRALATAWETKYGSQWHFDVGDGVFVNPEAGEAVVFTVSPRTVFGFGKAPYSQTRWRFA
- a CDS encoding DUF4232 domain-containing protein, with protein sequence MSTVRRAAVVLAAVSALALTACGPTDDDAGGGAGGSTASPTKSATPSAEPSASSKPSTTAKPSKSSTDPDFDVFPCSTFDVKFTATLAEPTTSSYLLKITNKGTKACRVLGHPVVTFGGLDGQATERGTAPGIEDAIRLDPGESAYAGLMGGANDGKGKTVASIEMTMNTESDLKQTPLKASTPGLYVSPDKNSVTAWVDNAEDALSL
- a CDS encoding serine hydrolase domain-containing protein — its product is MTMGVLAPPAASASARPDTVQQGLNALVHSDGLPAALASVKDREGRTRTYTAGVGDLATGSKVPRDGQVRIGSSTKTFTAVVALQLAGEGKIDLDATVDTYLPGLVRGEGFDGRHITVRQLLQHTSGLPEYEDLVEDDILQHRYFEPRDLLDIAFQRKAVFVAGKDWGYSNTNYVVAGLIIQKVTGRPLAEDVDRRVIKRIGLRHTYFPATGDMAVREAHPRGYHRDSAGAPLRDVTEIDPSAAWAAGQMVSTNSDVNRFYAALLDGRLLPDAQLAQMRTTVPIGDTGAGYGLGLMSRPLSCGGVYWGHGGDITGYETRGGVTEDGRAANIAVTSIPTDGAATKHLESLVDTALCR
- a CDS encoding GNAT family N-acetyltransferase, whose amino-acid sequence is MPGSELQRINTFLSAFARRQAARSVDLPGGFAVYDDALAHSRANNQVVIDVPAVDIDPEAVPALVEEVLGHLPHRLISVLDDEAGTVCAEPLIRAGYTHSTYLVMLHTGPAPVGGGTAEEVDLDALRAPLTRRWQGFLPTVEDEVLRHLVDRREVRRRGADGVHFIGARTARGEVASWADLYLDPTTGTAQIEDLMTSEAHLRHGYADAVLNTALRLAAAQGCDTRFLTADAADWPRHWYERRGFSVIGQSHCFERG